A genomic window from Aestuariirhabdus litorea includes:
- the miaB gene encoding tRNA (N6-isopentenyl adenosine(37)-C2)-methylthiotransferase MiaB — MAKKLFIKTHGCQMNEYDSARMADLLGESHELELTDNADEADVLLLNTCSIREKAQEKVFHQLGRWKKLKDKNPELMIGVGGCVASQEGDAIRRRAPHVDLVFGPQTLHRVPEMIDAMRTTGKAVVDVSFPEIEKFDRLPEPSVDGPSAFVSVMEGCSKYCTFCVVPYTRGEEVSRPFDDVIAECVHLAEQGVREINLLGQNVNAYRGLREDGSTADLAELITLVAAIEGIGRIRFTTSHPIEFSDALVAVYEEVPELVSHLHLPVQSGSDRILAAMKRGHTALEYKSKIRALRKLRPGMSISSDFIIGFPGETEKDFEQTMKLITEIGFDHSFSFVYSARPGTPAADLKDDTPEEIKKQRLEILQTRIIQQAMEISRRMVGNTEEVLVTGYSKRDPGQLQARTENNRVVIFSASDPRLIGKFVQVKIEEALPNCLRATLDDSVAPR; from the coding sequence ATGGCCAAGAAGCTGTTTATCAAGACCCACGGCTGCCAGATGAACGAGTATGACTCGGCGCGTATGGCTGACCTGCTCGGCGAAAGCCACGAACTCGAGCTGACCGACAACGCCGACGAGGCGGATGTGCTGCTGCTCAATACCTGCTCGATTCGTGAAAAGGCCCAGGAGAAGGTGTTCCACCAACTGGGGCGCTGGAAAAAGCTGAAGGACAAAAATCCCGAGTTGATGATCGGTGTGGGCGGCTGCGTTGCCTCCCAGGAGGGGGACGCCATCCGCCGGCGCGCGCCCCACGTCGACCTGGTGTTTGGCCCCCAGACCCTGCACCGGGTTCCCGAGATGATTGACGCCATGCGCACCACCGGGAAGGCGGTGGTTGACGTCAGCTTCCCGGAGATCGAGAAGTTCGACCGCCTGCCGGAGCCCAGTGTCGATGGCCCCAGCGCCTTTGTTTCGGTGATGGAGGGGTGCAGCAAATACTGCACCTTCTGCGTGGTTCCCTACACCCGCGGGGAGGAGGTCAGCCGCCCCTTCGACGATGTCATCGCCGAGTGCGTACACCTCGCCGAGCAGGGGGTTCGCGAGATTAACCTGCTGGGGCAGAACGTCAACGCCTACCGCGGCCTGCGCGAGGACGGCTCGACCGCCGACCTGGCCGAGCTGATCACACTGGTCGCCGCGATCGAGGGTATTGGCCGCATCCGCTTCACCACCTCTCACCCGATTGAGTTTTCCGATGCCCTGGTAGCGGTCTACGAAGAGGTCCCCGAGCTGGTGAGCCATCTGCACCTGCCGGTACAGAGTGGGTCCGACCGAATCCTGGCCGCCATGAAACGCGGCCACACGGCGCTGGAGTATAAGTCCAAGATTCGCGCCCTGCGTAAACTGCGCCCCGGCATGAGCATCTCCTCCGACTTTATTATCGGCTTCCCCGGCGAAACCGAAAAAGATTTCGAGCAAACCATGAAGCTGATTACCGAGATCGGCTTCGACCACTCCTTCAGCTTCGTCTACAGCGCCCGCCCCGGCACCCCCGCGGCCGATCTCAAGGACGACACCCCTGAGGAGATCAAGAAGCAGCGCCTGGAAATCCTGCAAACCCGTATTATCCAGCAGGCGATGGAGATCAGCCGACGCATGGTGGGCAACACCGAAGAGGTGCTGGTAACCGGTTACTCCAAACGCGATCCCGGCCAGCTTCAGGCCCGCACCGAAAACAACCGGGTCGTCATCTTCAGCGCCAGCGATCCGCGCCTGATCGGTAAATTTGTCCAGGTGAAGATCGAAGAAGCGCTGCCCAACTGCCTGCGCGCCACCCTCGATGATAGCGTGGCTCCCCGCTAG
- the ybeY gene encoding rRNA maturation RNase YbeY encodes MSLELDLQVACDNETPSQETLHHWAEVALAGRRTEAELSVRLVDEAESADLNQQYRGKQGPTNVLSFPAEFPAGIPLPLLGDLVICAPVVEREAREQHKALEAHWAHMIIHGTLHLLGFDHIDDQEAQEMETLETELMMQLGFQDPYQADDD; translated from the coding sequence ATGAGCCTTGAACTGGACCTGCAGGTCGCCTGTGATAACGAGACCCCCAGCCAGGAAACCCTGCACCACTGGGCCGAAGTCGCCCTGGCAGGGCGACGCACCGAAGCGGAGCTCAGCGTACGCCTGGTCGACGAAGCAGAAAGCGCAGATCTCAACCAGCAATACCGTGGCAAGCAAGGGCCAACCAACGTCCTATCATTCCCCGCCGAGTTCCCGGCCGGTATCCCGCTGCCGTTGCTGGGTGACCTGGTGATCTGCGCCCCGGTGGTTGAACGCGAGGCCCGCGAGCAACACAAGGCCCTGGAGGCCCACTGGGCCCACATGATCATCCACGGCACCTTGCATCTGCTGGGATTTGACCATATAGATGATCAGGAAGCGCAGGAGATGGAGACCCTTGAAACCGAGCTGATGATGCAGCTGGGCTTCCAGGATCCCTATCAGGCCGACGACGACTGA
- the holA gene encoding DNA polymerase III subunit delta, protein MKLRAEQLASHLKKGLAPLYIVSGDDPLQLQECCDSIRLAAREQGVSERELMHADGGFDWNDLLQSANSLSLFADRKLIELRIANGKPGDKGSKALTHYAENASPDNVLLLVLPKMDAAAQRSKWFKMLEQAGVLIQLWPIDAAALPGWIQKRLAAAGLAASPDAVQLLADRVEGNLLAAQQEIEKLRLLATGERVEVDTINAVVSDSARFDIFSLVDSALTGDAIHSARMLSGLRAEGSEPTVILWALTRELRSLGSMARLLQQGQAVEQVLKSQRVWEKRKAPVRRALTRLSEREWRMMLQHAARIDRTIKGMETGNVWDELSALCLRLAGLRTPAADY, encoded by the coding sequence ATGAAACTCCGTGCAGAGCAGCTCGCCAGCCACCTCAAGAAGGGGCTGGCACCGCTCTACATCGTCAGCGGCGATGACCCCCTGCAACTGCAGGAGTGTTGCGACAGCATCCGCCTGGCAGCCCGTGAGCAAGGCGTCAGCGAGCGGGAGTTAATGCACGCCGATGGCGGTTTCGACTGGAACGACCTTCTGCAAAGCGCCAACAGCCTCTCCCTCTTTGCGGATCGCAAGCTGATTGAACTGCGGATTGCCAACGGCAAGCCGGGCGACAAGGGCAGCAAGGCGCTGACTCACTACGCCGAAAACGCCTCCCCCGACAACGTACTGCTACTGGTCCTGCCAAAGATGGATGCTGCGGCCCAGCGCAGCAAATGGTTCAAGATGCTGGAGCAGGCTGGCGTGCTGATCCAGCTATGGCCGATCGACGCCGCCGCCCTTCCAGGCTGGATCCAGAAGCGCCTGGCAGCCGCCGGCCTGGCCGCCAGCCCCGATGCGGTGCAGCTGCTGGCCGATCGGGTAGAGGGCAACCTGCTGGCCGCCCAGCAGGAGATCGAAAAGCTCAGGCTGTTGGCTACCGGTGAGCGGGTTGAGGTCGATACCATCAACGCCGTGGTCTCCGACAGTGCCCGCTTTGATATCTTCTCCCTGGTGGACAGCGCCCTGACCGGCGATGCCATCCACAGCGCTCGTATGCTCAGCGGATTGCGCGCCGAAGGTAGCGAGCCTACCGTCATCCTCTGGGCCCTGACCCGTGAGCTGCGTAGCCTGGGCAGTATGGCGCGGCTGTTACAGCAGGGGCAGGCGGTCGAACAGGTACTCAAAAGCCAGCGCGTGTGGGAAAAGCGTAAAGCGCCGGTTCGCCGTGCCCTGACGCGTCTCTCCGAGCGGGAATGGCGCATGATGCTGCAACACGCCGCGCGTATTGATCGCACCATCAAGGGGATGGAGACGGGCAATGTGTGGGACGAGCTCAGCGCTCTCTGCCTGCGACTGGCCGGCCTACGAACCCCCGCGGCTGACTACTGA
- a CDS encoding HlyC/CorC family transporter, translating to MSEDRSSNQSPGHRSWLERLAMAFSGDPRNRSELLEQLREAETNDIVDAEALSIIEGALSVADMQVREIMIPRSQVVCIKSCQQPREFLPSIIESAHSRFPVIGDTMDDVIGILLAKDLLTLLLNDGPSEFDIREILRPATFVPESKRLNVLLKEFRATRNHMAVVIDEYGGVAGLVTIEDVLEQIVGDIEDEHDVDDEHFIKQVGENDFIVKALTPIEDFNEQFGSEFSDREFDTIGGIVMQGFGHLPKRNEQLSLQGFNFRILNADNRRIRLLRVSTN from the coding sequence ATGAGCGAAGATCGATCGAGTAACCAAAGTCCCGGTCACCGAAGCTGGCTGGAGCGGCTAGCAATGGCCTTCTCCGGCGACCCCAGAAACCGCAGCGAGCTGCTGGAGCAGCTGCGCGAGGCGGAAACCAACGACATAGTGGATGCCGAGGCGCTGAGCATCATTGAGGGTGCACTCTCCGTCGCCGACATGCAGGTGCGGGAGATCATGATTCCGCGTTCACAGGTGGTCTGCATCAAGTCCTGCCAGCAGCCCCGGGAGTTCCTTCCCAGCATCATCGAGTCGGCCCATTCCCGCTTTCCGGTGATTGGCGACACCATGGATGACGTGATCGGCATCCTTCTGGCCAAGGACCTGCTTACCCTGTTGCTCAACGACGGACCGAGTGAGTTCGATATTCGAGAAATTCTGCGACCGGCCACCTTCGTGCCCGAAAGCAAGCGCCTGAATGTCCTGCTCAAGGAGTTCCGTGCCACTCGCAACCACATGGCGGTAGTGATAGACGAGTACGGTGGCGTGGCTGGACTGGTCACCATCGAGGATGTGCTTGAGCAGATCGTTGGCGATATCGAGGATGAACACGACGTTGACGACGAGCACTTTATCAAGCAGGTGGGCGAGAATGACTTTATCGTTAAGGCCCTGACCCCCATCGAGGATTTCAACGAACAGTTCGGCAGCGAATTCAGCGACCGCGAGTTTGATACCATCGGGGGGATCGTTATGCAGGGCTTCGGGCACCTGCCGAAGCGCAACGAGCAGCTCAGCCTGCAGGGCTTCAACTTCCGCATCCTGAACGCCGACAACCGCCGCATCCGTCTGCTCAGAGTAAGCACCAACTAA
- a CDS encoding PhoH family protein — MNAHQNHYQFSLSPHDTQRFANLCGQFNEHLKQIEERLNVRIRSRGNQFELVGNHSNSQAAEQVLKQLYRETGNGTDLTPDLVHLFLQESGLDEITANDDPAHPPVTIQTKRGLIKPRGPNQQGYVRSIGQHDINFGIGPAGTGKTYLAVACAVQALEREEVRRILLVRPAVEAGEKLGFLPGDLSQKIDPYLRPLYDALYEMLGFERVEKLIEKNVIELAPLAYMRGRTLNNAFIILDESQNTTAEQMKMFLTRIGFGSSAVITGDITQVDLPRGTRSGLVQATRVLKDVKGIGFTHFSSRDVVRHPLVQRIVEAYDLHDDSQGDRRHEQQDGQHAPRGGAGQ, encoded by the coding sequence TTGAACGCACACCAGAACCATTATCAATTCAGCCTCAGCCCCCACGATACGCAGCGCTTTGCGAACCTTTGCGGGCAGTTCAACGAACACCTGAAGCAGATTGAGGAACGCCTCAACGTGCGCATCCGCAGTCGCGGCAACCAGTTCGAGCTGGTGGGCAACCACAGCAATTCACAGGCCGCCGAGCAGGTCCTCAAGCAACTCTACCGGGAAACGGGTAACGGTACCGACCTGACCCCTGACCTGGTGCACCTGTTTCTGCAGGAGTCGGGGCTCGATGAGATCACCGCGAACGATGACCCTGCCCACCCGCCGGTCACCATCCAGACCAAGCGCGGGCTGATCAAGCCCCGCGGTCCCAACCAGCAGGGCTATGTTCGCAGTATCGGTCAGCACGATATCAACTTCGGTATCGGCCCGGCCGGCACCGGCAAGACCTACCTCGCCGTCGCCTGCGCCGTACAGGCCCTGGAGCGCGAAGAGGTGCGCCGCATCCTGCTGGTGCGCCCGGCGGTGGAGGCGGGAGAGAAACTCGGCTTCCTGCCCGGCGACCTGAGCCAGAAGATCGACCCCTACCTGCGCCCCCTCTACGACGCTCTTTACGAGATGCTGGGGTTTGAGCGCGTCGAAAAACTGATCGAGAAAAACGTCATCGAGCTGGCGCCGCTGGCCTATATGCGCGGCCGCACCCTTAACAATGCCTTTATCATCCTGGATGAGAGCCAGAACACCACGGCTGAGCAGATGAAGATGTTCCTGACCCGGATCGGGTTCGGCTCCTCTGCGGTCATCACCGGCGACATTACCCAGGTTGACCTCCCCCGGGGCACTCGCTCGGGGTTGGTACAGGCCACCCGTGTCCTGAAGGACGTCAAAGGGATCGGCTTCACCCATTTCAGCTCGCGGGACGTGGTCCGCCACCCGCTGGTGCAGCGGATTGTAGAAGCCTACGACCTCCACGACGACAGCCAGGGTGACCGCCGCCACGAACAACAGGATGGCCAGCACGCCCCCCGCGGAGGTGCCGGCCAATGA
- the lptE gene encoding LPS assembly lipoprotein LptE, protein MKPARYGLWLSLLTLLLLASGCGFQLRGEVSLPSELQRLNLSGVQSGSPLSQALRQSLTSNGVELSETADLSLAVLGYSTDQRAITFTGTGQSAQFEVSGTLRFNLQNSNGTELMGPFSLDAQRTYQSDQNNTTASISERKMIDRELERSLVQQLMLRLQAITSAQLAQAQQAAEARELQAQQAAPAAQ, encoded by the coding sequence ATGAAACCAGCGCGCTATGGATTGTGGCTGTCTTTGTTGACGCTTCTGCTGCTGGCCAGCGGTTGCGGGTTCCAGCTGCGCGGGGAAGTGAGCCTGCCCAGCGAGCTCCAGCGTCTCAACCTGAGCGGCGTTCAAAGTGGCAGCCCGCTCTCCCAGGCACTGCGCCAGAGCCTCACCAGCAACGGTGTTGAGTTGAGCGAAACGGCGGATCTCTCACTGGCGGTGCTGGGATACAGCACCGACCAGCGAGCCATCACCTTTACCGGCACCGGCCAGAGTGCGCAGTTCGAAGTGAGCGGCACGCTGCGCTTTAACCTGCAGAACAGCAATGGTACGGAGCTAATGGGTCCCTTTAGCCTTGACGCGCAGCGTACCTACCAATCGGACCAGAACAACACCACCGCATCGATCTCCGAACGCAAGATGATCGATCGTGAGCTGGAGCGGTCGCTGGTTCAACAGTTGATGCTGCGCCTGCAGGCGATCACCTCGGCCCAGCTGGCGCAAGCACAGCAGGCGGCCGAGGCTCGCGAGCTGCAAGCCCAACAGGCCGCTCCGGCCGCGCAATGA
- a CDS encoding YdcF family protein has translation MVGWILLKSLLLPPGNQVATALLGGLLRLRWPRLGGALILFSLLSLYLLSIPFVATQLAFSLEQQSSPVTPEGLSKAQLLVVLGGGRQPAAPEYDGRDRPSVLATERLLYAAFLARRSGLELLVTGGVVEGWEEESEAQLMTRLLQQELGVRVLWQEGASRTTHENAINSRALLPDSIQRIALVTHALHMPRARRAFERAGFEVIPAPLGYHRLNPAQPALLHWLPSVRSLLLSRDALHEWLGGSWYDLRARLRSPF, from the coding sequence TTGGTTGGATGGATACTGCTGAAGAGCCTACTACTCCCCCCTGGAAACCAGGTCGCCACAGCCTTGCTGGGAGGGCTGCTACGGCTTCGTTGGCCGCGTCTGGGGGGCGCCCTGATCCTGTTTTCCCTGCTGAGCCTCTACCTGCTCAGTATCCCCTTTGTGGCCACCCAGCTGGCATTTTCTCTGGAGCAACAGTCATCCCCTGTGACGCCGGAGGGATTGTCCAAGGCCCAGTTGCTGGTGGTGCTGGGGGGAGGCCGCCAACCGGCGGCGCCGGAGTATGACGGGCGCGACCGTCCCTCGGTACTGGCGACTGAACGCCTGCTCTATGCGGCCTTCCTCGCCCGCCGGAGTGGCCTCGAGCTGCTGGTGACCGGGGGGGTAGTAGAGGGATGGGAGGAGGAGAGCGAAGCGCAGTTGATGACGCGCCTGCTGCAGCAGGAGCTGGGGGTGCGGGTACTCTGGCAGGAGGGGGCAAGCCGTACCACCCATGAAAATGCGATCAACAGCCGGGCATTGTTGCCCGACTCGATTCAACGCATTGCGCTGGTTACCCATGCCCTGCACATGCCCCGTGCACGCAGGGCCTTCGAACGCGCCGGGTTTGAGGTGATACCGGCTCCCCTCGGCTACCACCGACTGAATCCGGCACAGCCGGCACTCCTCCATTGGTTGCCCTCCGTCCGCTCGCTGTTACTGAGTCGCGATGCCCTGCACGAGTGGTTGGGGGGGAGCTGGTACGACCTCAGAGCGCGCCTCAGGAGCCCCTTCTGA
- the leuS gene encoding leucine--tRNA ligase → MDQQYQPHEIEADAQEYWATTKAFEVTEDNGKEKYYCLSMFPYPSGRLHMGHVRNYTIGDVISRFQRMQGKNVLQPMGWDAFGLPAENAAIKNNTAPAPWTYENIEYMKGQLKQLGFGYDWSREIATCRPEYYKWEQWFFTQLYEKGLVYKKTSAVNWCPNDATVLANEQVIEGCCWRCDTPVERKEIPQWFVRITAYAEELLNDLDELEDWPDQVKAMQRNWIGRSQGVEMSFDLAQPVEQVASHFSIYTTRPDTLMGVTYVALAAEHPIAQAAAANNPELAAFIQECKHSSVAEADMATMEKRGVDTGLKAIHPLSGREIPIWVANFVLMDYGSGAVMSVPGHDQRDWEFARKYDLPIEQVVAPANAGEACDISHGAYVDKGILVNSGVFDGLDFEAAFNAIAKKLKGLGKGKVTVNYRLRDWGVSRQRYWGAPIPMKYQNGEEIPVPLEELPVVLPEEVEMDGVQSPIKSDPEWAKCEHNGQPATRETDTFDTFMESSWYFARFTSPHNDEAMLSPQSANYWLPVDQYIGGIEHAILHLLYARFFHKLLRDTGLVDSNEPFKRLLCQGMVLKDGSKMSKSKGNTVDPQELISRYGADTVRLFTMFAAPPTQSLEWSDSGVEGAFKFLKRLWKLTQEHLARGEAAALDLSQLNDAQRDLRRKTHETIAKVTDDFARRQTFNTAIAAVMELSNEVTRLADDDAQSRAVVQEALEAATLLLAPIVPHISHRLWQLLGHELAVIHAPWPQVDESALTRSRIEYVVQVNGKLRARIEVDADLDKASIEALAIADENVQRFTEGLTVRKVIVVPNKLINIVVG, encoded by the coding sequence ATGGATCAACAGTACCAGCCCCATGAGATTGAAGCCGACGCCCAGGAGTATTGGGCCACGACCAAGGCCTTCGAGGTAACCGAGGACAATGGCAAGGAGAAATATTACTGCCTCTCCATGTTCCCCTACCCGAGCGGACGCCTGCACATGGGACATGTGCGCAACTACACCATCGGCGATGTGATCTCCCGCTTCCAGCGCATGCAAGGCAAGAATGTACTGCAGCCCATGGGATGGGACGCCTTCGGCCTGCCGGCTGAAAATGCGGCCATCAAGAACAACACCGCTCCGGCTCCCTGGACCTACGAAAACATCGAGTACATGAAGGGCCAGCTCAAGCAGCTCGGCTTCGGCTACGACTGGAGCCGCGAGATCGCCACCTGCCGTCCCGAATACTACAAGTGGGAGCAGTGGTTCTTCACCCAGCTCTACGAGAAGGGGTTGGTCTACAAAAAGACCTCCGCCGTTAACTGGTGCCCCAACGACGCCACCGTGCTCGCCAACGAGCAGGTAATCGAAGGTTGCTGCTGGCGCTGTGATACCCCGGTAGAGCGTAAGGAGATCCCCCAGTGGTTTGTTCGCATCACCGCCTACGCCGAGGAACTGCTCAACGATCTCGATGAGCTGGAGGACTGGCCCGACCAGGTCAAGGCGATGCAACGCAACTGGATTGGTCGTTCCCAGGGGGTGGAGATGAGCTTCGACCTGGCCCAGCCAGTGGAGCAGGTCGCCAGCCATTTCAGCATCTACACCACCCGTCCCGACACCCTCATGGGCGTGACCTATGTCGCCCTGGCCGCCGAGCACCCGATCGCCCAGGCCGCCGCCGCCAACAACCCCGAGCTGGCCGCCTTTATCCAGGAGTGCAAACACAGCTCGGTCGCCGAAGCGGACATGGCCACCATGGAGAAGCGCGGGGTCGATACCGGGCTTAAGGCGATCCACCCCCTCAGCGGGCGCGAAATCCCGATCTGGGTCGCCAACTTCGTCCTCATGGATTACGGCAGCGGTGCCGTGATGTCGGTACCCGGCCACGACCAGCGCGACTGGGAGTTTGCCCGCAAATATGACCTGCCGATCGAGCAGGTGGTCGCCCCTGCCAACGCCGGGGAGGCCTGTGACATCAGCCACGGCGCTTACGTCGATAAAGGGATCCTGGTCAACTCAGGCGTGTTCGACGGCCTCGACTTTGAAGCCGCCTTCAACGCCATCGCCAAAAAGCTCAAGGGGCTCGGCAAGGGCAAGGTGACCGTCAACTACCGCCTGCGCGACTGGGGTGTCTCCCGCCAGCGCTATTGGGGAGCCCCCATCCCCATGAAGTACCAGAACGGCGAAGAGATCCCGGTTCCCTTGGAGGAGCTGCCGGTGGTGCTGCCCGAAGAGGTGGAGATGGACGGCGTGCAGTCGCCCATCAAGAGTGACCCCGAGTGGGCCAAATGCGAGCACAATGGTCAGCCGGCTACCCGCGAAACCGACACCTTCGACACCTTTATGGAGTCCTCCTGGTATTTCGCCCGTTTCACCAGTCCCCACAACGATGAGGCGATGCTGTCGCCCCAGTCGGCCAACTACTGGCTGCCGGTGGACCAGTATATTGGCGGTATCGAGCACGCAATCCTGCACCTGCTCTACGCGCGCTTCTTCCACAAGCTGCTGCGTGACACCGGTCTGGTGGACAGCAACGAGCCCTTCAAACGCCTGCTCTGCCAGGGCATGGTGCTCAAGGATGGCAGCAAGATGTCCAAGTCCAAGGGCAACACCGTTGACCCCCAGGAGCTGATCAGCCGTTACGGTGCCGACACCGTACGTCTGTTCACCATGTTTGCGGCGCCCCCCACCCAGTCACTGGAGTGGTCTGACAGCGGTGTAGAGGGGGCCTTCAAGTTCCTCAAACGCTTGTGGAAGCTGACCCAGGAGCACCTCGCCCGCGGTGAGGCAGCAGCGCTTGACCTTAGCCAGCTCAACGATGCCCAGCGCGACCTGCGCCGCAAGACTCACGAGACCATCGCCAAGGTGACCGATGATTTTGCCCGCCGCCAGACCTTCAACACCGCCATTGCCGCGGTGATGGAACTGAGCAACGAGGTGACCCGCCTGGCCGACGACGATGCCCAGTCCCGTGCGGTGGTTCAGGAGGCGCTGGAAGCAGCTACCCTGCTGCTGGCGCCCATCGTCCCTCACATCAGCCACCGCCTGTGGCAGCTGCTGGGTCATGAGCTGGCGGTAATCCACGCACCCTGGCCCCAGGTAGACGAGTCCGCCCTGACCCGCAGCCGCATCGAGTACGTGGTTCAGGTCAACGGTAAACTGCGGGCGCGGATCGAGGTGGATGCCGATCTGGACAAAGCCAGCATCGAAGCCCTGGCGATCGCTGACGAAAACGTCCAGCGCTTTACCGAAGGGCTGACGGTGCGTAAAGTCATCGTAGTGCCCAACAAACTGATCAACATCGTAGTAGGTTAA
- the lnt gene encoding apolipoprotein N-acyltransferase, which yields MPRGSWQGGWRAQTLALASGALAVGGFSPLDLWPLPLLSSALLYLLLYPLSPRQALWRGTAYGLGLFGAGTSWVYVSIHQFGAASVPLASVLTLLFCLGMALLFIAPFAWCYARLRQHCAAQRIALLGFVVLWVLAEWSRSWLFTGFPWLLWGYALLDTPVSGWAPVSGVYGLSALLVAGGALLGEWIRQRTPSRVLIVGSLGWGALVGGGVLLGLHPWSQPSAPALKVALIQPAIPQQMKWNQAFLDNTLRRLEALTADHWDADLVVWPENAIPALQHRMQPYLEQLSSHARSTQTSLVTGIPIYRQLEGGQAAFYNGITSLGQGEGDYLKQQLVPFGEYVPLQSLLRGLIAFFDLPMSDFARGPADQPLLRAGAYQLAPLICYEVVYPDLVAGMGAKADLLLTISNDTWFGASIGPHQHLQMARMRALENGRYLIRATNDGVTAVVDPQGALLAELPQFEPGALRASVFPMTGNTPFSTTGSWPLLVLLLLSLLLSTPFRRGS from the coding sequence ATGCCCCGGGGCAGTTGGCAGGGGGGGTGGCGAGCCCAAACGCTGGCTCTGGCCAGCGGAGCGCTGGCGGTGGGGGGGTTCAGCCCCCTCGACCTGTGGCCGCTCCCTCTGCTCTCCAGCGCCCTGCTCTACCTCCTGCTCTACCCCCTCTCCCCGCGCCAGGCGCTGTGGCGCGGTACCGCCTACGGGCTGGGTTTGTTTGGTGCAGGCACCTCCTGGGTCTACGTTAGCATCCACCAGTTCGGTGCCGCCTCAGTCCCCCTGGCGAGCGTTCTGACCCTGCTGTTTTGCCTGGGTATGGCGTTGCTGTTCATCGCCCCCTTTGCCTGGTGCTACGCCCGTCTCAGGCAACACTGCGCCGCCCAGCGCATCGCCCTGTTGGGGTTTGTGGTGCTCTGGGTGCTGGCGGAATGGAGTCGCAGCTGGCTCTTTACCGGCTTCCCCTGGTTACTCTGGGGCTATGCCCTGCTGGATACCCCCGTTAGCGGCTGGGCACCGGTGAGCGGGGTCTACGGCCTCAGCGCCCTGCTCGTCGCCGGCGGCGCCCTGCTGGGTGAGTGGATTCGCCAGCGCACCCCGTCCAGGGTATTGATAGTTGGAAGTCTGGGCTGGGGTGCATTAGTGGGAGGCGGGGTACTGCTGGGCCTGCACCCCTGGAGCCAGCCCAGCGCACCGGCTCTTAAAGTAGCCCTGATCCAGCCGGCCATCCCCCAGCAGATGAAGTGGAACCAGGCGTTTCTGGACAACACCCTGAGACGGCTGGAAGCTCTCACCGCCGATCACTGGGACGCCGACCTCGTGGTCTGGCCCGAAAATGCCATTCCGGCGCTGCAACATCGTATGCAACCCTACCTCGAGCAACTGTCCAGCCACGCCCGCAGCACACAAACCAGCCTGGTCACTGGCATTCCGATCTATCGCCAGCTGGAGGGCGGCCAGGCGGCTTTTTACAACGGCATCACCAGCCTCGGGCAAGGAGAGGGGGACTACCTTAAGCAGCAGCTGGTCCCCTTTGGTGAGTACGTTCCGTTGCAGTCACTCCTGCGGGGGCTAATCGCCTTTTTTGACCTGCCTATGTCCGACTTCGCCCGCGGTCCCGCAGACCAACCTCTGCTGCGAGCGGGCGCCTACCAGCTCGCTCCGCTGATCTGCTACGAGGTGGTCTACCCCGACCTGGTAGCGGGTATGGGGGCCAAGGCTGACCTGCTGCTCACCATCAGCAACGACACCTGGTTTGGCGCCTCTATAGGCCCGCACCAGCACCTGCAGATGGCGCGCATGCGGGCGCTCGAAAATGGCCGCTACCTGATCCGGGCGACCAACGACGGGGTCACTGCGGTGGTTGACCCGCAAGGCGCCCTGCTGGCCGAACTGCCCCAGTTTGAACCGGGGGCGCTGAGAGCCAGTGTCTTTCCGATGACGGGTAACACCCCCTTCAGCACCACCGGCTCCTGGCCGCTGCTTGTCCTGCTACTCCTCTCCCTGCTGCTATCGACCCCGTTCAGAAGGGGCTCCTGA
- a CDS encoding DUF1820 family protein, translating into MAKQIFKVIFINDGQVFELYAKQVYQSDLYGFIEVEEFLFGERSQLLVDPAEEKLKSEFAGVRRSYIPMTSIIRIDEVDKEGAVKMHACQGNKVTQLPLPPLKPGSDQ; encoded by the coding sequence ATGGCAAAACAGATTTTCAAGGTGATATTTATTAATGATGGGCAGGTGTTTGAGCTCTATGCCAAACAGGTCTATCAGAGCGATCTATACGGGTTTATCGAGGTTGAGGAGTTCCTGTTCGGGGAGCGTAGCCAGCTGCTGGTGGACCCCGCAGAAGAGAAGCTCAAGAGCGAGTTTGCCGGTGTCCGGCGCAGTTATATCCCGATGACCTCCATCATCCGCATTGATGAGGTGGATAAAGAGGGAGCGGTGAAAATGCATGCGTGCCAGGGTAACAAGGTGACCCAGCTGCCGTTGCCCCCTCTCAAACCCGGCAGCGACCAATAA